AGATTAAGTACAGAAATAGGAAAATTCTCAATACcaatatgttttgatttttttccttttttcaaactttttgtgtTGTTTTAACGTGCGCAGAGCCTATAACAATACAAATGGATAACCCAATCCTGACACGTTTCATATGTTCATCATAAAAAAcgcgaaaaaaatacaaaataccaTTTTGTTACTACTACCACCACCACAACCAAAACCCACAATCCATGTGTGTGTGAATGCCGGCACGTGCTTGCCGCCCTACCTCGGTATACTCGTTTTGAACGGCGGCGGCTTATGgttcatcattttttgtacatgtATAAAAATACATCCATCCTACCACCATCAACCTCCTTTTCGATACAATCGAATCGTTTGTATttgttgaaaacaaaaactacttcccgaaaaacaatacaaataatcAAACAAAACCATAAACTGCTATCCGTAACCGTAGACCAGCAGCTAAGAGCgagtaagtgaaaaaaaaacagacaaacCCACTCAAGCAGATTGTACACCTACTTACAACATACGCAGCTATTGTAATAGCTACTCACTTTATGCCTCAAAAACTAATTCGCTATGATCAAATGACCAACAGTCGGGACATGTTTGAAAATCGGACAAAATGTAATGGTCATTTAACAGCATAAATTGCAAGCTTCTCTTTCTGCTTTCCTATCTACGGTTTTTAAATCGGTTCCTAATGCGAAATTTCTAATATTAATTTTAATCAgttaaaaaaggtgaatttaaTAAATGATCTGCACAATGTTCATAGTTGACGTTTTAAATAGTACATTTTACAAATAATATGTTCAATACATTTGTTATTACGATTAGGTTGAGAGAaatctgatatgatttttaaatcaacatgttttgatttgatataACTATATGAAAGAATGAGaataaaacatcgattttctgCATATCGTATAAATGCATCTGGAGCACAATtgtaacatttattttttccaaaatctaTAGGATTGTTGTACATAATTGTACATTACTTCACATTTTAATGAACTGTAGTATTGTGCTCTGCCAAGAAAAACCCACGAAATCTTTAAACGTCGAtgtaccgtcgcagtgataataaaaatcaccatATGTTGCacaaaaaatccaagcctactttaATTtagacgttgcgtttgaattgcacgttaccgccgccgctggatgcgGGTTTTAAATGAACGCtgcaatattttcgaaaatatcgtttcGCATGTATATTGGATATAAGAGTGAAACGAAAACTTCGACAAAAAAATGGACGTGCTTCATCCCTTAAAAGCCCATGCAAAAACTTCAGCGCATAAAATGGTTCATCCTGGtccttaaacttttttttgtgacACACTCAAGTGCTCGATTTTACAAAATAAGTCAGTCGAGAGTACTTCATTGGGTTCCCAAAGCATTGGTCACTTCCTGGGCTACTCTTGGAATCGGATGCCTTCTTTTCGAATGACTTTTCGATTAATTATAAAACTTGGTTTGTTGTATACTTATTTTCATAGCtttatcaaataaaatcattaaaagcCATTTGAATAACTATAAGAAATTTTGCTTGCATCACATTAAGCTTCAttatattgtaaaatatgttAACAGGTGACAATTTTAGCATTCTGGACAGAGTATCTCTTGCTCTCTGTATCAATCATGATTagcagcacatcatgagagccTATTTATTgtatactgctacagctctgattagatcgggGAGATAGCAGTGCATGAGAAAAAAGCTCCGAgcctggaggacactattgctatcggatgtTCGAGGATTGCCCAGGCAACCAGAACTAGCCTACGCATTGGATGGATTTTATCCTAGTTCTCTCTTCTGGGCTCTTGTTCGCTGCTATTGTTTATCAAAACTTGTTACAAGTTACGATAAATTGCCGTTCATGGACCGCTACAGATGGGATTTTTCTTCGCtcgctttgatcgtgcttctaaatcaaatggaaatgaATTTTGCAATGCCTATTGACTTGATATGTCCTTCAATGAATTCGTTTACAAAATTATAAAGTTCGGTATAACGCCATATTCTTTGAATCACCCATGAAATGTCCAATGCCACTAGGAGTCATTGATATGTCTTACAAAACCATAAAGGTATGTCACAAATCAGGTATCAGAGTTAAAGAAATAGCGGCCATTTTCATGAATGCATCTCATTCCAGGACAAGTGACCAATACTTTAGGCATTCTTTGAAATGCCcttgaaataatttgttttacaCAACCGTAAAGTTTGATATATTTCAAGAAAGGTAAGTggttgtccataaaccacgtagtcATTTTTTTCGGATTCTCAAAACCAACCCCCTACCTGCTCGTTGTATTTtgctcacacaaaaattttaaaatttgtacggACCGTTCATTGGCCAGACCCTCCCCATAAATGTCCACTtggtttatggacgactccAAAGATAATTTGGAAGCTGTCACatccatgagggataagaatttTGGAATACACCAGGGtagcttttttttcaaattcaacaaGTCTAATGAACATTTATTTGCAACACCACAAAGTTTGGTGTGTCGCACGAAAAGTTCCcaaatcattttgaaaagtaGCCACTTTCCTGAGGGCACCAGAATTGCGGAATATGCCAGGTGGTAGGTAATGCCACCAGAAGTCATTTATATATATTCTATCGAATTGGATCATGACGTTTGTaagcagtgttgtaagcaatctcggcagtcgacacgttttcgccgACAATGCTTTGAACATCTACAATACGAGCAGTCGAACGAACATGCGAAATAAAAATGTCAAACCGAATGTAGCTGACCACTATGGGCGTCGCCAGGAAATGGTACAGTTTTGCTTATTTCTATCTTTCTTCGTAATTTTAGCTGCTCTCACTGTATGTGTATCACGTTCTGCCAGAAAAAGCAAGATTATATTATACTTGTTGTTTATGATTCTTAAAACTatatacaaaatttatgatttttgaaaatgtcatcgtgtccAGACGACATTCATTCCACAGTTTTTGTGTTTCTCAATTCTACGGCTCGTGATGTGCGTGAGAGGTGACGGTTAGCGGATGTGAGAAGGAAATCAATTGACTGCTGATCACAGAAGTGCAGCGATTGTCGCGAGAAATGTCGAATGTTCACAGCACTGaacactagaaaaaaaaaatgaaaattatttggaaaaagtgGTTACTTTTCTGGAGATGCTGGCCCCCTTTACTAGAGATACCAGATTATCCTAGACCAATAATGTGCTCTCTAGAAAGGCAAGAAATAATCTCAAATGATGTtttacaaaaaatccaaaaaatatatgtatcacGTGATAGGCTAGTAGCACTAGAAGAATCGTTTCATCCCTTTTGAAGCTTCCAGGACTACCAAAACCTGTTTTAATGTTGTGTTATGTATCTCAatgcctccctaactcgatgggcccttcaatatcgaattgACTGTATATGAGTACTTATCTTAGTTGGGGTTTAAATTTacacacttaattcagaatgtcgaatctcggctaattttaaccgagatttgcacaacgagtagtcggcaaacaaatttcatgaGATCTCAGTAAATAAAAGCCAAGTGTCAGTTAAtcatgcttcgttgctaagcaacctgACAAcctgttagctgagtctcggctAAGTTTAGttatgttttgcaatttttcatcgtAATAGGTTGTTCTGATATGAAACGACCTACTTTCTAACATTAAATTATGCAGTGTTTTAATAGTCataacgcaactgttttgagtgccTACtcaaaaaattttcagaaattgcaaaaaaaaataataaatggaATGCATCTTGATACGATTTTGATGCCTTCAAGTGGTTTCTAGGAAAGTTGCAAACAAATTGTACGCAAACTCgttgtacgactcgtgctgtaaaaatcttcaatctgcaacttgttgcgtaaactactattatcatGTTATTCATTTATGATATTGCATAaagttatatatatatatatatatatataatatatatatatatatatatatatatatatatattatatatatatataaatataagaCTTGTGCTTTACGGATCTTGCTGAATATTGTAAAATGGTTCAGATCCAGGATAGATTTCGATCACTTTTCAATAATTCTCTAGAATTAATTAGATTTACATCTTTATTTGATTATGTTGTGCTCTCACTTTTTTTCATGTTGTGTTGGAATGATTTAGAATGAGATTCGAAATTCTATACATATGCTGATTTCTTTTCAATGACGGAAGACTGAAAATCAATGGATCTAGAGTAACAGAAACGGTTTTTCACAACTTCTTATTTAATTATCTTAGATGAATATAACGATAAATACTTGATGTTGATTGATATGGTcaatttttgcgaaaaatattcaattataTCTGAAGTTTACCGCATAAACTACTTAATGATAATTGTTTCCAATAACATCTATAATTTCAATTAGCATTTACCATCGATCCGCCGAATTTGTATCGATAAAATAATTCTATGTTTTTTTGATTCCTTAGCTCTCCGTAATTATGTTCATAGAATTTCGAAATTCATTCAATGTATTGAAAAGATCCCTTTATTGTTCCTACATCTTCCTATGGAAATCCGATCCTATGACTCGGAAAACTACCATCACATTCCATTCCTTTTCCATTCGTTCATCATTCATTATTTTTCGCTGATTTCGATACTCAGTTTTGTTTGTCTACAGTATATTTTATCATCATATTCAAAAAACTACTAATTTTGTATattctcttttgatttttgtaaGTCCGTACAACTAGCATGTCCAGCAAATGGTTTTTGTGTCTGCGAATGCGTTTCACTCAACAGATAATTTTGTATCGCAACTGTGAGATAATATGTAAAATAATTGTTATTATATAAGCACACTGTAAAGCGCTTCTGTATCACACACTAGTAGTTTTATGTTGCGTCTAAATGTTGCTAATTGTTTTTTTTCCCTCTTGATGCTTCATTTTCGGTATCATTTTCGTATGCTATCAcctataataataaaaatcttaGGGGTGATGATCCCGAGTTCATCAAGCGCCAAGACCAAAAGCGCTCAGACTTGGATGAACAGCTGAAGGAGTATATCAACGAATGGCGTAAACAGCGGTCCAAGGAAGAAGATGAACTCAAGAGGCTCAAGGAAAAACAGGCCAAGCGCAAAGTCTCCCGAGCTGAAGAGGAGCAGCGTATGGCTCAGCGCAAGAAGGAAGAGGAGGAGCGTCGTGTGCGCGAAATTGAAGAAAAGAAACAGCGCGAAATCGATGAGAAGAGACGTCGTCTCGAAGAGGCCGAGAAGAAGCGTCAGGCTATGCTGCAGGCCATGAAGGACAAGGACAAGAAGGGACCGAACTTCACCATTACCAAGAAGGACAGCAATGTGAGTAGTTTTCACGAACAACTGAATGTTAGTCAATCAGTTGAGGATTACTTGTACTGTTAGAATATACCATCTTTCATGTAGCTTTAAACTGATTCAAAAATTATACATATTCGATTTTTATGTTTAACAGTTCGGTATGTCCAATGCTCAGATGGAGCGTAATAAGACTAAGGAACAGCTGGAGGAAGAGAAGAAGATTTCTCTCTCCTTCCGTATCAAGCCCCTGGAAATGGATGGCTTGAGCGCCGATGCTCTCCGTACCAAGGCCACTGAATTGTGGGAAACCATCGTCAAGCTGGAAACCGAAAAGTACGATTTGGAGGAAAGGCAAAAAACGTCAGGACTACGATGTAAGTTCAATTTGTAGGCTtagcagacatttttttttctgaatagttCTAATTACACCACTTTATTTCTATAGTTGAAAGAGTTGAAGGAAAGACAGAAGCAGCAGCTGAGACACAAAGCACTTAAAAAGGGTTTGGACCCAGAAGCTCTCACCGGAAAATACCCGGTAAGCTTTTGTTTTATTGAGTGATCTACAACTGTACTAATGGTTCAAAATTTTCCGCCGATAGCCAAAGATTCAAGTCGCCTCCAAATACGAACGTCGCGTTGATACCCGCTCCTATGATGACAAGAAGAAGCTGTTTGAGGGTGTAAGTATTACAAACCATATCGtaaacaaattttatcatgtctcatttatcattttctacGATGTCGAGCGCAaatgattattcaaatgtaTCCTATTCTCAATTTTAATTGGCTGTATTATACTCCTTTCGAACCTTGTAGGGTTATAGCGCATACTATCTAGAAAAGTTAAACAAAAAATGGCAACAACGTCAAGAACTGTGGACGACACGAACCAAATGTAAGAAACATTTCTGTTTCATGTATAATAAGAAACTAGTCGTGCACACAGCGAAGTTTTGTCCAATTTGTTAGTTCAACGGGATGTGCCTCACAAATGTCTCGTCAATGTTTAGAATTCGTCAATCTGTTTCTAATCAAATACCAATCTGTCCATTTCTGCGTTCTTTTACCCTCATGATCATTGAACATTATCAAACACTTCTTCTGTAACTCTTGTATGACATATACAAAACTCACATGTGATTTTCTGTTACATATCTGTTCTTTTAACACATCGTATCTGTGCAGGGCTTTGATACTCTAAACAAAGAAAGCCTCGAAAAGCAGTGGTCCGAGAGGAAGGAACAGTACGTCGGTCGTCAGAAATGTAAGTATTGATCATACGGGGCATTCACTAATTGTGTAACAGGTGCAATTAGAAGTGAGAACCTAGCGTTTTCTTACGCGCTATAAGTCTTCAGACAATATCTTTCGATAAtctcaaaaaaacaaaaattacataaTTAGTGGTTTGTCGTATACGTCACGAACATTTTTGTCACAAGATCATATCCACAAGTCGCACAATCACATCACAATGTGTATTATAGCGCGTTGATTGTCGTGTATTTATGTTTTGTGGGATTGATGTACATTCGATGTCTTGCATTGATATTGCCGAGTCTTTACGGAACTTTCAATTTCAATCAACAGCGAAACTTCCAAAATGGTTCGGAGAACGACCGGGCAAGAAGGCGGGAGACCCAGAAACTCCAGAAGGCGAAGACGAAGTCAAGCCCGAGGATGAGGAGGTTGAAGAAGTCGAAGAAGTCGTGGAGGAAGTTGTGAGTATTATTCTTTGTTGAGCGTTCGAATTAGCCATAACATTGCACTTTCCTTACTCAGGTcgaggaagaagaagaggaggaggaagaagaagaggagGAAGAGGAAGAGGAGGAAGAAGAGGAAGAGGAGGAGgaggaagaggaagaagaatAAATGTTCGATTGTCAACGGTTTCCTTTTAGAGCTATTGATTAAGTTCGGAAGCATTATTTTTCTACTACCATTTCCATACTATTCCTCTAATCAGCGCAGCGAGCACAACAACtatcatgatgatgatgacatCAATATCGAAGAGCTAAAGCAACAGAATGAAGCAGTGCCAGCAGCAACAGCATCTACTATTATGACTGGAATCATCTAAATTAACATCTTTCATGAACTTTATTATTTTAcacattattttattatttaaaatctcattaaaatcaaataaaattatttattataaaCTACACGAGCTGGACTAAAAACATGTCTTATCTGTCTAATATCCGAATTTCATACatgaaattcaattattgattCATAAATTGAAGAATCTACTGTCCATTGATTATGTAATGCTCTGACTCTagccgaacgccactacccggAATGTCGTTACCCTGAACACCACTACCCCAAACGCTATTACCCTGAAAATATGATATATTGAGATGGATGATTGTGGATGAATTGTTGTGTGTAATTTCGATCAATTAGATAATATTCCTATGCAACCCAAACGCGCAATAAGATCATGTTGAGGGTAACAGATTCAAATCCGATGGTCTAGGATTATTTCtagtttaaaattttcaagtttccATGACATACAGTATATTTGTGTAAGAATATTAAGCTGAGAACTAGGCTTTAATCCTGAGAATTTCTATGCCGATTGATCttatttgcatgtgtatattgtgtgaCAGGTACAaaaatactctatgctctgggaaatcgagaaaattttcaacccgcaAAGAACATCgaccggtgggatccaaacccACGAGCTGCAGGCTGAGGCTTGCAGGTATTGCTGCGCGTTTGccgctacagctatctgggccATAATGTACGGTCAGAGAAATATTGAAGAATCTATTGCTGTATCTAACAATTGAAAGAAAAGAAAGGGGGAGTTAAATTGATAATGTTCGTAAACCACGAGGTTTTGCTAAAACTCGGTGGCACATAAGCCCCGAAAACCGAAAGACTACCGGTCGTTTTTAAACTATGTCCGACTGCTTTCGAGAATTTCCCCTCTGGGGACTCGTGAACGGTTTCAACAAACTGACACCTTTTACCTCGACGAACCTTTCAACGTCACGCTGTATCATGAATCCCGGAATTAATCTACCAGGAAACTTATGCTCGTTCAACCCGATCTGAATGGAGTTTGGAAGTCCGACTGGCCAATCCTCTAGGAACGAAACTACAAAAACGGATATAGAGGGGTAAATTCGCTCGGAATTGTGCAAAACGGAAAAATCAATTGACATTCAGCATTTCAACTACAATTTATTCAGGGAAATTCTCAACTCATTCGGATTGGACAGAATCACAGTAACGGGTTATAAGGGAAACAATCATGGCTATGAAAATGGTTTCCACGTACCTGCGCAGGATT
The sequence above is drawn from the Aedes aegypti strain LVP_AGWG unplaced genomic scaffold, AaegL5.0 Primary Assembly AGWG_AaegL5_hic_scaff_1614_PBJ_arrow, whole genome shotgun sequence genome and encodes:
- the LOC110680584 gene encoding LOW QUALITY PROTEIN: troponin T, skeletal muscle-like (The sequence of the model RefSeq protein was modified relative to this genomic sequence to represent the inferred CDS: deleted 1 base in 1 codon) yields the protein MAQRKKEEEERRVREIEEKKQREIDEKRRRLEEAEKKRQAMLQAMKDKDKKGPNFTITKKDSNFGMSNAQMERNKTKEQLEEEKKISLSFRIKPLEMDGLSADALRTKATELWETIVKLETEKYDLEERQKRQDYDLKELKERQKQQLRHKALKKGLDPEALTGKYPPKIQVASKYERRVDTRSYDDKKKLFEGGFDTLNKESLEKQWSERKEQYVGRQKSKLPKWFGERPGKKAGDPETPEGEDEVKPEDEEVEEVEEVVEEVVEEEEEEEEEEEEEEEEEEEEEEEEEEEEEE